One part of the Sphingobium yanoikuyae genome encodes these proteins:
- a CDS encoding amino acid aminotransferase, whose product MTDTTLLAPAPGRSLFGALDRQAPDALLGLIAQYRADPRADKIDLGVGVYRDEAGATPVMRAVKAAETVLLAEQGSKSYLGPEGDTGFVDLLAAIVFGPLAGSDRIAGVQTPGGTGALRLGADLIARARPSATVWIGDPTWPNHAPIFREAGLTLASHRFLDGAGAVDFDTMLADLAAAQAGDVLLLHGCCHNPTGVDFSADQWAAIANLCAARGLIPFIDLAYQGLGDGLEADAAATHQMLAAVPDALVAYSCDKNFGLYRERVGALWVQGANAALTTLAFSNIVALARGIWSMPPDHGAAIVRTILERPAMRAEWMGELDQMRTRINALRAALAAAHPQLAAIAGQRGMFAMLPVSTADAAVMRADHGIYMAGNGRINIAGLRLDTIPAFVAGLSPHLPSA is encoded by the coding sequence ATGACAGACACGACCCTTCTTGCCCCGGCGCCCGGCCGGTCCCTGTTCGGTGCGCTCGATCGCCAGGCGCCCGACGCGCTGCTGGGGCTGATCGCGCAATATCGCGCCGATCCGCGCGCCGACAAGATTGACCTGGGCGTCGGCGTCTATCGCGACGAAGCGGGCGCGACCCCGGTGATGCGCGCGGTGAAGGCGGCCGAAACGGTGCTGCTGGCCGAGCAGGGCAGCAAATCCTATCTCGGGCCGGAGGGCGACACGGGCTTTGTCGATCTGCTCGCCGCCATCGTCTTTGGTCCGCTCGCCGGTTCGGACCGGATTGCCGGGGTGCAGACGCCGGGCGGCACCGGCGCGCTGCGGCTGGGCGCCGACCTCATCGCCCGCGCCCGTCCCAGCGCCACCGTGTGGATCGGCGATCCGACCTGGCCCAATCATGCGCCAATCTTTCGCGAGGCCGGACTGACGCTGGCCTCGCACCGTTTCCTGGATGGCGCCGGCGCGGTCGATTTCGACACAATGCTGGCCGATCTGGCCGCCGCGCAGGCCGGCGACGTGCTGCTGCTCCATGGCTGCTGCCACAATCCGACCGGCGTCGATTTCAGCGCCGATCAATGGGCGGCGATCGCCAATCTGTGCGCGGCGCGCGGCCTGATCCCGTTCATCGACCTCGCCTATCAGGGCTTGGGCGACGGGCTGGAGGCGGACGCCGCTGCCACGCACCAGATGCTGGCCGCCGTGCCCGATGCGCTGGTCGCCTATAGCTGCGACAAGAATTTCGGCCTCTATCGCGAGCGGGTGGGGGCGCTGTGGGTACAGGGGGCGAATGCCGCGCTGACCACGCTCGCCTTTTCCAACATCGTCGCGCTGGCGCGCGGCATCTGGTCGATGCCGCCCGATCATGGCGCGGCGATCGTGCGCACCATCCTGGAACGGCCGGCGATGCGCGCCGAGTGGATGGGCGAGCTGGACCAGATGCGCACCCGCATCAATGCGCTGCGCGCTGCGCTGGCGGCGGCCCATCCGCAGCTGGCCGCCATTGCCGGCCAGCGCGGCATGTTCGCGATGCTGCCGGTCAGCACTGCCGACGCCGCCGTCATGCGCGCCGACCATGGCATCTACATGGCCGGCAATGGCCGCATCAACATCGCCGGGCTGCGGCTCGACACCATCCCCGCCTTCGTTGCCGGCCTTTCGCCGCATCTGCCTTCTGCCTGA